The following proteins come from a genomic window of Ferrovibrio sp. MS7:
- a CDS encoding NAD(P)/FAD-dependent oxidoreductase encodes MTRRYDVAIIGGGVIGSSVAYHLKTLDPALSVAVIERDPTYRTASSALSASSIRQQFSTPVNIAISRFGIDFLRRANEYLSVDGEMPHLGLTEPGYLYLATDAGVPVLRENNAIQRQAGADIALLEPAALQQRFPWLNTEDLALGSLGLRDEGWFDGYGLLQAFRNKARALGADYITASVSGLDISAGKVEALLLDSGERIACGFAVNAAGPHAAAILGKAGVDFPLAPERHCVFVFTCKETLPACPLVIDTSGVWFRAEGSGFIAGPPPRMSDTPEQQASLEVDYGLYEEVLWPALAHRVPAFEAIKFSNAWAGHYDMNHFDHNAIIGFVPGHGNFLMANGFSGHGMQQSPAAGRGIAELILFGAYRSLDLSELGPERLLNNQPIIEKNII; translated from the coding sequence ATGACGCGGCGGTATGACGTCGCCATCATCGGCGGCGGGGTGATCGGTTCGTCCGTCGCCTATCACTTGAAAACGCTCGATCCCGCCCTCTCGGTGGCGGTGATCGAGCGCGATCCGACCTACCGCACGGCCTCCTCGGCGCTTTCCGCCTCCTCGATCCGGCAGCAATTCTCCACCCCGGTGAATATCGCCATCTCGCGTTTCGGCATCGACTTCCTGCGCCGCGCCAATGAGTACTTGAGCGTCGATGGCGAAATGCCACATCTCGGCCTCACCGAGCCGGGCTATCTCTATCTCGCCACGGATGCCGGCGTGCCGGTGCTGCGCGAGAACAATGCCATTCAGCGCCAGGCTGGCGCCGATATCGCCCTGCTGGAACCGGCGGCGCTGCAGCAACGCTTTCCCTGGCTCAACACGGAAGACCTGGCGCTGGGCTCATTGGGCCTGCGCGACGAAGGCTGGTTCGATGGCTATGGCTTGCTGCAGGCCTTCCGCAACAAGGCCCGCGCGCTCGGCGCCGACTACATCACCGCCAGTGTCAGCGGTCTGGACATCAGCGCCGGCAAGGTCGAGGCCTTGCTGCTTGATAGCGGCGAGCGGATTGCCTGCGGCTTTGCCGTGAATGCCGCCGGGCCGCATGCCGCCGCCATTCTTGGTAAAGCCGGGGTGGATTTCCCGCTGGCGCCGGAGCGTCATTGCGTGTTCGTGTTCACCTGCAAGGAAACCCTGCCGGCCTGCCCGCTGGTGATCGATACCAGCGGCGTCTGGTTCCGCGCCGAAGGCTCGGGCTTCATCGCCGGGCCGCCGCCAAGGATGAGCGATACGCCCGAGCAGCAGGCATCACTGGAAGTCGATTACGGCCTCTATGAAGAGGTGCTGTGGCCGGCGCTGGCGCATCGCGTGCCGGCCTTCGAGGCGATCAAGTTCAGCAATGCCTGGGCGGGGCATTACGACATGAATCATTTCGACCATAATGCCATCATTGGCTTCGTGCCGGGCCATGGCAATTTCCTGATGGCGAATGGCTTTTCCGGCCATGGCATGCAGCAATCGCCAGCCGCCGGGCGTGGCATCGCCGAACTGATCCTGTTCGGTGCCTATCGCAGCCTGGATTTAAGCGAATTGGGGCCGGAGCGGCTGCTCAACAACCAGCCGATCATCGAGAAGAATATTATCTAG
- a CDS encoding SDR family oxidoreductase has product MILEGKRILITQADTFMGPMLCAVFREQGATVIADDRALADPALPAELVASAGDIDVLVANLAIPAPATPAAQVGEEEWREAFAHMVDPLPRLCRAVLPQMLARRAGKILLMGSASALRGMRNASTYSAARGAQLAYIQALGVEVAAQNVQVNAIAQNFVDNPTYFPESVQQNPRFQERLKREVPLGRLVSPREDASFAAYLCSDAANCFVGQIFPVCGGWAPR; this is encoded by the coding sequence ATGATCCTGGAGGGCAAGCGAATCCTGATCACCCAGGCGGACACTTTCATGGGGCCGATGCTCTGCGCGGTGTTCCGCGAACAGGGCGCCACGGTGATCGCCGATGACCGCGCGCTGGCCGATCCGGCCTTGCCGGCGGAACTGGTGGCTTCTGCTGGCGACATTGATGTGCTGGTCGCCAATCTGGCGATCCCGGCGCCCGCAACGCCGGCAGCGCAGGTCGGCGAGGAAGAATGGCGCGAGGCGTTTGCCCATATGGTCGATCCGCTGCCCCGTCTCTGCCGCGCCGTGCTGCCGCAGATGCTGGCGCGGCGCGCGGGCAAGATCTTGCTGATGGGCAGCGCCTCGGCTTTGCGCGGCATGCGCAATGCCTCCACCTACAGCGCGGCGCGCGGCGCGCAGCTTGCTTACATCCAGGCGCTCGGCGTGGAAGTGGCGGCACAGAATGTACAGGTCAACGCCATTGCACAGAACTTCGTCGACAACCCGACCTATTTCCCCGAAAGCGTACAGCAGAATCCGCGCTTCCAGGAGCGGCTGAAGCGCGAGGTGCCGCTGGGCCGGCTGGTGTCGCCGCGCGAGGATGCGAGCTTCGCCGCCTATCTCTGCAGTGATGCGGCGAATTGTTTCGTCGGTCAGATTTTCCCGGTCTGTGGCGGTTGGGCACCGCGCTGA
- a CDS encoding pyridoxal-phosphate-dependent aminotransferase family protein: MASNAARKAGRHFLQIPGPTPVPDRILRAMDMPTIDHRGPDFQKLGKRVLDGIKTVFKTASPVIIYPASGTGAWEAALANALSPGDRVLMFETGHFATLWKNMAGKLGLEAEFIASDWRTGADPQAIEARLREDKAHTIKAVCVVHNETSTGCVSPIAAIRKAIDAAKHPALLMVDTISSLASIDYRHDEWGVDVTISGSQKGLMLPPGLSFNALSDKALAAAKASKMPKLFWAWEDMLPHNARGFFPYTPGTNLLYGLAEAIDMLHEEGLENVFARHDRHAEATRRAVTAWGLEILCRKPEDYSSSLTAVLLPEGLNADDFREVALNSFDISLGTGLGKVTGRVFRIGHLGDTNDLTILGALAGVEMALGVAKIPHNKGGVQAAMDFLASRAAA; encoded by the coding sequence ATGGCAAGCAACGCAGCCCGCAAGGCCGGCCGCCATTTTCTGCAGATTCCCGGCCCGACCCCGGTGCCCGACCGCATCCTGCGGGCCATGGACATGCCGACCATCGACCATCGCGGTCCCGACTTCCAGAAGCTGGGCAAGCGGGTGCTGGACGGCATCAAGACCGTGTTCAAGACAGCCAGCCCGGTGATCATCTACCCGGCTTCCGGCACCGGCGCCTGGGAAGCCGCGCTGGCCAATGCGCTCTCGCCCGGCGACCGCGTGCTGATGTTCGAGACCGGCCATTTCGCCACGCTGTGGAAGAACATGGCCGGCAAGCTCGGCCTGGAGGCCGAGTTCATCGCCTCCGACTGGCGCACCGGTGCCGATCCGCAGGCGATAGAGGCACGGCTGCGCGAGGACAAGGCACACACCATCAAGGCGGTCTGCGTCGTGCATAACGAGACCTCGACCGGCTGCGTCTCGCCGATTGCCGCGATCCGCAAGGCCATCGACGCGGCGAAGCATCCTGCCCTGCTGATGGTGGACACGATTTCATCGCTCGCCTCGATTGACTACCGCCATGACGAATGGGGTGTCGATGTCACCATCTCCGGCTCGCAGAAGGGCCTGATGCTGCCGCCCGGCCTGTCGTTCAATGCGCTTTCCGACAAGGCGCTGGCGGCGGCCAAGGCCTCGAAGATGCCGAAACTGTTCTGGGCCTGGGAGGACATGCTGCCGCATAACGCCCGCGGCTTCTTCCCCTACACGCCCGGCACCAACCTGCTCTACGGCCTGGCCGAAGCCATCGACATGCTGCACGAGGAAGGGCTTGAGAATGTCTTCGCCCGCCATGACCGCCATGCCGAGGCGACGCGCCGCGCCGTCACCGCCTGGGGCCTGGAAATTCTCTGCCGCAAGCCTGAGGATTATTCCTCCTCGCTCACCGCCGTTCTGCTGCCCGAGGGACTGAATGCCGACGATTTCCGCGAAGTGGCGCTGAACAGCTTCGACATTTCGCTCGGCACCGGGCTTGGCAAGGTGACCGGCCGGGTTTTCCGCATCGGCCATCTCGGCGATACCAACGACCTCACCATCCTCGGCGCACTAGCCGGCGTGGAAATGGCGTTGGGCGTGGCGAAGATTCCGCATAACAAGGGCGGCGTGCAGGCCGCGATGGATTTCCTCGCCAGCCGCGCCGCCGCCTGA
- a CDS encoding putative quinol monooxygenase gives MIHVIAVITAKPGQRAALLDLFRANVPAVLAEDGCIEYGAAVDIDAIGPAQARFGEDSFVVIEKWASIEHLRAHAVAPHMKEYSLKAKDLIANRAIHVLGAA, from the coding sequence ATGATTCACGTTATCGCCGTCATCACCGCCAAGCCGGGCCAGCGCGCCGCTTTGCTTGACCTGTTCCGCGCCAATGTGCCGGCCGTGCTGGCGGAAGACGGCTGCATCGAATACGGCGCCGCCGTCGATATCGATGCCATCGGCCCGGCCCAGGCCCGCTTCGGCGAAGACAGCTTCGTGGTGATCGAGAAATGGGCCAGCATCGAGCATCTGCGCGCCCATGCGGTCGCCCCGCATATGAAGGAATACAGCCTCAAGGCCAAGGACCTGATCGCCAACCGCGCCATTCATGTGCTGGGTGCGGCCTGA
- the pyrC gene encoding dihydroorotase: protein MSSNDLVIIKPDDWHAHLRDGDVMATVLPHTAAQFGRAIVMPNLKPPVTTVAAAEAYRQRILAALPASSSFQPLMTAYLTDTIDPEEIRRGHEGGAWVAAKLYPAGATTNSDHGVTSLAKIRPVLAMMERIGMPLLVHGEVTDHDVDIFDREKVFIDRTLAPLLQDFPELKVVLEHITTAEAADFVKERAPQLAATITPHHLIINRTDIFTGGIRPHFYCLPIAKRETHRLALRRAATSGDACYFLGTDTAPHAAHTKEAACGCAGIFNAPTAMQCYAQVFDEEGALDQLETFASLNGPRFYGLPVNQEKITLRKQAASVPAEIPLGSDRLVVFGSENLGWSLI from the coding sequence ATGAGCAGTAACGATCTGGTGATCATCAAGCCGGATGACTGGCATGCCCATTTGCGTGATGGCGACGTGATGGCCACCGTGCTGCCACACACGGCGGCACAGTTCGGCCGCGCCATCGTGATGCCGAATCTGAAGCCGCCGGTGACCACGGTTGCCGCCGCTGAAGCCTATCGCCAGCGCATCCTGGCCGCCCTTCCTGCAAGCAGCAGCTTTCAGCCGCTGATGACCGCCTACCTCACCGACACGATCGACCCGGAAGAAATCCGTCGCGGCCATGAGGGCGGCGCCTGGGTAGCAGCCAAGCTTTACCCGGCCGGCGCCACCACCAATTCCGACCATGGCGTGACCAGCCTGGCGAAAATCCGCCCGGTGCTGGCGATGATGGAACGTATCGGCATGCCGCTTTTGGTGCATGGCGAAGTGACCGACCACGATGTCGATATCTTCGACCGCGAGAAGGTGTTCATCGACCGCACGCTGGCCCCGCTGCTGCAGGATTTTCCGGAACTGAAGGTGGTGCTGGAACACATCACCACCGCCGAAGCCGCCGATTTCGTGAAAGAGCGTGCACCGCAGCTTGCCGCCACGATCACGCCGCATCACCTGATCATCAACCGCACGGATATTTTTACCGGCGGCATCCGGCCGCATTTCTACTGCCTGCCGATTGCGAAGCGCGAGACGCACCGGCTGGCCTTGCGCCGGGCCGCCACCTCCGGCGATGCCTGCTATTTCCTCGGCACCGACACGGCGCCACATGCCGCCCATACCAAGGAAGCTGCCTGCGGCTGTGCCGGCATCTTCAATGCGCCGACTGCCATGCAATGCTACGCCCAGGTGTTCGATGAGGAAGGCGCGCTGGACCAGCTCGAAACCTTCGCCTCGCTGAACGGCCCGCGCTTCTATGGCCTGCCGGTGAACCAGGAAAAGATCACCCTGCGCAAGCAGGCGGCCAGTGTGCCCGCCGAAATCCCATTGGGCAGCGATCGTCTGGTGGTGTTCGGCAGCGAGAATCTCGGCTGGTCGCTGATTTGA
- a CDS encoding GlcG/HbpS family heme-binding protein: MTDLSLAAARIIVDTALSHARGASLKPLAVAVLDTRGALKAFAAEDGTSLKRAEVAQGKASGALALGIGSRSICKRAKEQDYFIAAVSHVVGGALIPVPGGVLIRDKAGVLLGAVGISGDTSDNDEAAALAGIQAAGLVGDPGVD, from the coding sequence ATGACCGATCTGAGCCTTGCCGCCGCCCGCATCATTGTCGATACCGCGCTGTCCCATGCCCGGGGCGCCAGCCTGAAGCCGCTGGCCGTGGCGGTGCTGGATACGCGCGGTGCGCTGAAAGCCTTTGCGGCGGAAGACGGCACCAGCCTGAAACGGGCCGAAGTGGCGCAGGGCAAGGCCTCTGGCGCCCTGGCGCTGGGCATCGGCTCGCGCTCGATCTGCAAGCGCGCCAAGGAGCAGGATTACTTCATCGCCGCCGTCAGCCATGTGGTTGGCGGGGCGCTGATCCCGGTGCCGGGCGGCGTACTGATCCGCGACAAGGCCGGTGTCCTGCTCGGCGCCGTCGGCATCTCTGGCGACACCTCCGACAACGACGAGGCGGCGGCCTTGGCCGGCATCCAGGCGGCGGGCCTGGTTGGCGATCCCGGCGTCGATTGA
- a CDS encoding ABC transporter substrate-binding protein — MPSPALKRGLFAAFALATTAISAPSLAQGVKIGVLNDQSGVYADYGGKWSVEAARMAIEDFGGSVLGGKIELIAADHQNKPDVGSNIARQWYDIDGVDMITELTTSSVALAVHELSKQKGKVDIVVGAATSRLTGDACHPFGFHWAYDTRALAVGTGGALTKEGGDTWFFLTADYAFGYQLEEDTSKIVTASGGKVFGAVKHPLNATDFASFLLQAQSSKAKVVGLANAGADTVNSIKQAAEFGITAGGQKLAGLLTTLAEVHGLGLQSGQGLVVTEGYYWDNDDKSREFGERFMKRTGRMPNMIQAGTYSATLSYLKAVKAAGSKDAAAVSAKLKQLPVDDFFGQGGKVLPNGRMVHDMYLFEVKKPSESKKPWDYYKKLATIPGDQAFFTVAESGCKL, encoded by the coding sequence ATGCCCTCGCCTGCGCTCAAGCGCGGCCTGTTTGCCGCATTCGCTCTTGCCACCACCGCCATTTCCGCGCCGAGCCTGGCGCAGGGCGTGAAGATCGGCGTGCTTAACGATCAGTCCGGCGTCTATGCCGATTACGGCGGCAAATGGTCGGTGGAAGCCGCGCGCATGGCGATCGAGGATTTCGGCGGCAGCGTGCTCGGTGGCAAGATCGAACTGATCGCCGCGGACCATCAGAACAAGCCCGATGTCGGCTCCAACATCGCCCGGCAATGGTACGATATCGACGGCGTCGACATGATCACCGAACTCACCACCTCCTCGGTGGCGCTGGCGGTGCATGAACTTTCCAAGCAGAAGGGCAAGGTCGATATCGTGGTCGGCGCGGCCACTTCACGTCTTACCGGCGATGCCTGCCATCCGTTCGGCTTCCACTGGGCCTATGATACCCGCGCGCTGGCGGTGGGCACCGGCGGCGCCTTGACCAAGGAAGGCGGCGATACCTGGTTCTTCCTCACCGCCGACTACGCCTTCGGCTACCAGCTCGAGGAAGATACCTCGAAGATCGTCACCGCCTCGGGCGGCAAGGTGTTCGGCGCCGTGAAGCATCCGCTGAACGCCACCGACTTCGCCTCCTTCCTGCTGCAGGCGCAATCCTCCAAGGCCAAGGTGGTGGGGCTGGCCAATGCCGGCGCCGATACGGTGAACTCGATCAAGCAGGCCGCCGAATTCGGCATCACCGCTGGCGGCCAGAAGCTCGCCGGCCTGCTCACCACGCTGGCGGAAGTGCATGGCCTCGGCCTGCAATCCGGCCAGGGCCTGGTGGTGACGGAGGGCTATTACTGGGACAATGACGACAAGTCGCGGGAATTCGGCGAACGCTTCATGAAGCGCACCGGCCGCATGCCGAACATGATCCAGGCCGGCACATACTCGGCCACGCTGTCCTACCTCAAGGCGGTAAAGGCGGCGGGCAGCAAGGATGCCGCCGCTGTCTCGGCCAAGCTGAAGCAGTTGCCGGTGGATGATTTCTTCGGCCAGGGCGGCAAGGTGCTGCCGAATGGCCGCATGGTGCATGACATGTACCTGTTCGAGGTGAAGAAGCCGTCCGAGAGCAAGAAGCCCTGGGATTATTACAAGAAGCTCGCCACCATCCCGGGCGACCAGGCCTTCTTCACGGTGGCCGAAAGCGGCTGCAAGCTGTAG
- a CDS encoding FAD-binding and (Fe-S)-binding domain-containing protein, whose protein sequence is MSAAPQTHTDTSHLLERRLRAETEGEVMFDLASRGRYATDASIYQAFPIGVLVPKSERDVTVAIDIARDMKLPILARGGGTSQCGQTTSGTALVIDNSKYLRDILELDTSRRRVTVQPGMVLDHLNAALKKHGLWYPVDVSTSAQATLGGMAGNNSCGSRSIAYGNMVHNVHGLSAWLSDGSAVDFGPLPNLSGKARDIALFVEALARSHAGEIAANFPKVMRRVAGYNLDIFDCQSERPYTTDNSVNLAHLLVGSEGTLAYTRSLTLNLSDLPRAKVLGVVNFPTFRAAMEAAQHIVKLGPTAVELVDRTMIELALANPAFRPTMQTALIGQPAAILLVEFSGESGAPLLPKLRQLVELMGDLGLPGSVVEMPDEARQKNLWEVRKAGLNIMMSLKGDGKPVSFIEDCAVPLEHLADYTDALTEVFARHGTRGTWYAHASVGTLHVRPILDMRRAGAEGGAAKMRAIAEEAAALVRKYKGAYSGEHGDGLCRGEWIEWQFGPKLNDAFRAIKQQLDPLNLFNPGKIIDPPKMDDGALFRFPPPGSPRPYQRLPLKTNLDWSDWNVQNDPVTEATTAPGTGGDVTGGFAMAVEMCNNNGHCRKFDAGTMCPSYRVTRDEQHLTRGRANTLRLALSGQLGPDAFTSEAMAESLDLCVSCKGCKRDCPTGVDMAKMKLEFQSHYKARHGFTLKDRLIAHLPDYAGTMSRLPWLANLRDRLPGAAWASEKLLGFSARRSLPRWRSDTFWQGRDQALYADAAKTLAAPKAAVLFVDTFNGYFEAENGHAAARVLHHAGYAVHVVEKSGGQHCCGRTYLSAGMIDQAREKVSALIDALLPFATAGIAIVGLEPSCLLTLRDEALSLGLGEKAKTVAAKALLLEEFLSAEAKAGRFAPKLKSVEQPILLHGHCHQKAFGAVPPILDVLKLIPGAKPELIDSSCCGMAGSFGFEAKHYDVSMQMAELSLLPAIRKAPEAILVADGTSCRHQIADGTRGDWSRHAIHVARLLESLLD, encoded by the coding sequence ATGTCTGCCGCCCCACAGACCCATACCGATACCAGCCACCTGCTTGAACGCCGCCTGCGTGCCGAGACCGAGGGCGAGGTGATGTTCGACCTCGCCTCGCGCGGCCGCTACGCCACCGATGCCTCGATCTACCAGGCGTTTCCCATCGGTGTGCTGGTGCCGAAATCGGAGCGCGATGTCACGGTGGCCATCGACATTGCCCGCGACATGAAGCTGCCAATCCTGGCGCGCGGCGGCGGCACTAGCCAATGCGGCCAGACCACCAGCGGCACCGCCCTGGTGATCGACAATTCGAAATACCTGCGCGACATCCTGGAGCTGGATACCTCGCGCCGCCGCGTCACCGTGCAGCCCGGCATGGTGCTGGACCACCTCAATGCCGCGCTCAAGAAACATGGCCTGTGGTATCCGGTGGATGTCTCGACCTCGGCGCAGGCGACGCTGGGTGGCATGGCCGGCAACAATTCCTGCGGTTCGCGCTCCATAGCCTATGGCAACATGGTGCATAACGTGCACGGCCTGTCGGCATGGCTCTCGGATGGCAGCGCCGTGGATTTCGGCCCGCTACCCAACTTGAGCGGCAAGGCACGCGACATTGCATTGTTCGTCGAGGCGCTGGCGCGCAGCCATGCCGGCGAGATCGCGGCGAATTTCCCGAAGGTGATGCGCCGTGTCGCCGGCTACAATCTCGACATCTTCGACTGTCAGAGCGAGCGGCCCTACACCACCGACAACAGCGTCAACCTGGCGCATCTGCTGGTCGGTTCGGAAGGCACGCTGGCCTATACGCGCAGCCTGACGCTCAATCTTTCCGACCTGCCGCGCGCCAAGGTGCTGGGTGTGGTGAATTTCCCCACCTTCCGCGCCGCCATGGAAGCCGCGCAGCATATCGTGAAGCTGGGACCGACGGCGGTGGAGCTGGTCGACCGCACCATGATCGAACTGGCGCTGGCCAATCCGGCTTTCCGCCCGACGATGCAGACCGCGCTGATCGGCCAGCCGGCAGCAATCCTGCTGGTGGAATTCTCCGGCGAGAGCGGCGCGCCTTTGCTGCCGAAGCTGCGCCAGCTTGTCGAACTGATGGGCGATCTCGGCCTGCCGGGCAGCGTAGTGGAAATGCCCGACGAGGCCCGGCAGAAGAATCTGTGGGAGGTGCGCAAGGCCGGCCTCAACATCATGATGAGCCTGAAGGGCGACGGCAAGCCGGTGAGCTTCATCGAGGATTGCGCGGTGCCGCTGGAGCATCTGGCCGATTACACCGACGCGCTGACCGAGGTTTTCGCCCGCCATGGCACGCGCGGCACCTGGTATGCCCATGCTTCCGTCGGCACGCTGCATGTGCGTCCGATCCTGGACATGCGCCGCGCCGGCGCCGAAGGCGGCGCCGCGAAGATGCGCGCCATCGCCGAGGAAGCCGCCGCCCTGGTGCGCAAGTACAAGGGCGCCTATAGCGGCGAGCATGGCGACGGCCTGTGCCGCGGCGAATGGATCGAGTGGCAGTTCGGCCCGAAACTGAACGATGCTTTCCGCGCCATCAAGCAACAGCTTGATCCGCTGAACCTGTTCAATCCGGGCAAGATCATCGATCCGCCAAAGATGGATGACGGCGCGCTGTTCCGCTTCCCGCCGCCGGGCAGCCCACGGCCTTATCAGCGCCTGCCGCTGAAGACCAATCTCGATTGGTCGGACTGGAATGTGCAGAACGATCCGGTCACCGAGGCGACCACAGCACCGGGTACCGGCGGCGATGTCACCGGCGGCTTCGCCATGGCCGTCGAGATGTGCAACAACAACGGCCATTGCCGCAAATTCGATGCCGGCACCATGTGCCCGAGCTACCGCGTCACCCGCGACGAGCAGCATCTGACGCGCGGCCGCGCCAACACCTTGCGGTTGGCACTATCGGGCCAGCTTGGCCCCGATGCCTTCACTAGCGAGGCGATGGCGGAGAGCCTGGACCTCTGCGTCTCCTGCAAGGGCTGCAAGCGCGACTGTCCGACCGGCGTCGACATGGCGAAGATGAAGCTGGAATTCCAGAGCCATTACAAGGCGCGCCACGGCTTCACCCTGAAGGACCGGCTGATCGCGCATCTGCCGGATTATGCCGGTACCATGAGCCGCCTGCCCTGGCTGGCGAATCTGCGTGACAGGCTACCGGGTGCCGCCTGGGCCTCGGAAAAACTGCTCGGCTTTTCTGCCCGGCGCAGCCTGCCGCGCTGGCGCAGCGACACCTTCTGGCAAGGCCGCGACCAGGCACTCTATGCCGATGCCGCGAAGACGCTCGCGGCACCGAAAGCCGCCGTGCTGTTCGTTGATACCTTCAATGGCTATTTCGAGGCCGAGAATGGCCATGCCGCCGCCCGCGTGCTGCATCATGCCGGTTATGCCGTGCATGTGGTCGAGAAGTCCGGTGGGCAGCATTGCTGCGGGCGGACCTATCTCAGCGCCGGCATGATCGATCAGGCGCGCGAAAAGGTCTCGGCGCTGATCGACGCGCTGCTGCCTTTCGCGACAGCCGGCATCGCCATTGTCGGACTTGAGCCTTCCTGCCTGCTCACCTTGCGCGACGAAGCGCTGTCGCTCGGGCTGGGCGAGAAGGCCAAAACGGTAGCCGCGAAGGCGCTGCTGCTGGAGGAATTCTTGAGCGCGGAAGCCAAGGCTGGCCGTTTCGCCCCGAAGCTCAAGAGCGTGGAACAGCCGATCCTGCTGCATGGCCATTGCCATCAGAAGGCGTTCGGCGCCGTGCCGCCGATCCTGGATGTGCTGAAACTGATCCCCGGTGCCAAGCCGGAACTGATCGACTCATCCTGCTGCGGCATGGCCGGCAGCTTCGGCTTTGAAGCCAAGCATTATGACGTGTCGATGCAGATGGCGGAGCTGAGCCTGCTGCCGGCCATCCGCAAGGCGCCGGAAGCGATTCTCGTCGCGGACGGCACAAGCTGCCGCCACCAGATCGCCGATGGCACGCGCGGCGACTGGTCACGGCACGCGATCCATGTCGCGCGCCTGCTCGAAAGCCTGCTGGATTAG
- a CDS encoding (2Fe-2S)-binding protein translates to MAKLNVNGKLQEFQAEEDTPLLWVLRDHLRLTGTKYGCGVAQCGACTVHVDGEAVRACSMPASAFTEEQKIVTIEGLSPDGSHPVQKAWAALDVPQCGYCQCGMIMAAAALLAKTPKPTDADIDNEITNICRCGTYNRVRAAIKTAAG, encoded by the coding sequence ATGGCGAAGTTGAACGTGAATGGCAAGCTGCAGGAATTCCAGGCCGAGGAGGATACCCCGCTGCTCTGGGTGCTGCGCGACCATCTGCGCCTCACCGGCACCAAGTATGGCTGCGGCGTGGCGCAATGCGGCGCCTGCACCGTGCATGTGGATGGCGAGGCGGTCCGCGCCTGCTCGATGCCGGCCTCGGCCTTCACCGAAGAACAGAAGATCGTCACCATCGAAGGCCTGTCGCCCGATGGCTCGCATCCGGTGCAGAAGGCCTGGGCGGCGCTGGATGTGCCGCAATGCGGCTATTGCCAGTGCGGCATGATCATGGCCGCCGCCGCGCTGCTGGCGAAAACGCCGAAGCCGACCGACGCCGATATCGACAACGAGATCACCAATATCTGCCGCTGCGGCACCTATAACCGCGTCCGCGCCGCGATCAAGACGGCCGCGGGCTAA
- a CDS encoding GntR family transcriptional regulator, translated as MADIVEITRLGLHDQVAARLRTMLVEGLIQPGAKLNERELCEKLGVSRTPLREAIKLLAAEGLVDLLPNRGAIAVKLTEDDVINTFELLATLEGMAGELAAERITDAELSELRALQYEMMACYARRDLSGYYRINARIHAAINNAARNPVLTNTYRAINARVQSLRFRTNQNEAKWAEAVREHEQMVEALSRRDAPAMRQLLMQHLRRKRDAVLELLRAGEIYPLSAKA; from the coding sequence ATGGCAGACATCGTCGAGATCACCCGCCTCGGCCTGCATGACCAGGTGGCGGCACGGCTGCGCACCATGCTGGTGGAGGGATTGATCCAGCCTGGCGCCAAGCTGAACGAGCGCGAACTCTGCGAAAAGCTTGGCGTGTCGCGCACGCCGTTGCGCGAGGCGATCAAGCTGCTTGCCGCCGAGGGGCTGGTGGACCTGCTGCCCAATCGCGGCGCCATCGCGGTGAAGCTGACCGAAGACGATGTGATCAACACCTTCGAGCTGTTGGCGACGCTGGAAGGCATGGCCGGCGAACTCGCCGCCGAGCGCATCACCGATGCAGAGCTCAGCGAGCTGCGCGCATTGCAGTATGAGATGATGGCCTGCTATGCGCGCCGCGACCTTTCCGGCTATTACCGCATCAATGCGCGAATTCATGCCGCGATCAACAACGCGGCGCGTAATCCGGTTCTGACCAATACCTACCGCGCCATCAATGCGCGCGTGCAGTCGTTGCGCTTCCGCACCAACCAGAATGAGGCGAAGTGGGCGGAAGCCGTGCGCGAGCATGAGCAGATGGTGGAAGCCCTGAGCCGCCGCGATGCCCCGGCCATGCGGCAATTGCTGATGCAGCATCTGCGGCGCAAGCGCGATGCGGTGCTGGAATTGCTGCGCGCCGGTGAAATCTATCCTCTCTCTGCCAAGGCTTGA